The DNA window AATGTCCTGAAGGTATTGTATTAGCTGTAGATAAAAGAACTACATCTAACTTAGTTGAATCTAAATCCATTGAAAAAATATTTGAGATAGATCAACATATTGGTGCAGCTACTTCAGGTCTTGTTGCAGATGCAAGAGCTTTAGTTGAAAGAGCAAGAGTAGAAGCTCAAATTAATAAAATTACCTATTCTGAACCAATTAGAGTTGAATCTTTAGCTAAAAAATTATGTGATATGTTACAAATGTACACCCAAAATGGGGGTGTAAGACCATTTGGTTCTGCTTTAATTATTGGTGGAGTATACAATGGTTCCTGCAGATTATTTGAAACTGATCCAAGTGGTGCATTAATTGAATACAAAGCTACAGCTATTGGTGCAGGAAGAAATACTGTAATGGATGTATTTGAAGAAGAGTATAAAGATGATATGACTCTTGATGAATCCATTGAATTAGCATTAAAAGCTATTAATGATGCTACTGAACATGACACTTCTTCTAACAATGTTGAAATAGCGGTTATTTCAGCAGAAGATAACAGTTACTCAAAACTTTCTGATGAAGAAGTTCAAAAATATATTGATGATTTAATGGCAAAATTAGAAGCAGAAGCAAAAAAAGCTGAAGAAGAAGCTAAAAAGGCTGAAGAAGAAGCTAAAAAGGCTGAAGAAGAAGCAAAAGAAGAAGAAAATGAAGATGCTGATGCTGAAGATGATGCTGAATAAGTTTATTTAAATTTAAATTGTTAGTTGGGAGGTTTTTTAATGGTAAATATAGATGATGCAATTATAGCAAAATATGAGTCTTATGGTGAACATTTTGAGATTTTAGTAGATCCAGATTTGGCTGCAGAGTTTAGAAATCCTGATGGAAAGGATGTTGCCATTGAAGACCTTTTAGCTATAGAAGAAATTTTTAAAGACTCTAAAAAAGGAGATAAAGCTTCTGATGAAGCTATGAATAAAATTTTTGAAACTACAGATCCTATTGAAGTTTCTAAGATTATCCTTGAAAAAGGAACTGTTCAATTAACTGCTGAGCAAAAAAGACAGATGCAGAAGGATAAAAGGAAATTAATTATAAATAAAATTTCTAGGGAGTCTATTAATCCTCAAACTG is part of the Methanobrevibacter woesei genome and encodes:
- a CDS encoding ribosome assembly factor SBDS, whose translation is MVNIDDAIIAKYESYGEHFEILVDPDLAAEFRNPDGKDVAIEDLLAIEEIFKDSKKGDKASDEAMNKIFETTDPIEVSKIILEKGTVQLTAEQKRQMQKDKRKLIINKISRESINPQTGLPHPAQRIENAMDEAKVKVDPFTSVEQQVQTALKAIKPLIPIRFEKVKVAVRLPGSAAGSAYSAIHPFGEIVNEEWQQDGSWIAIVEIPGGLQDKFASKMAEISGGEAETKTIK
- the psmA gene encoding archaeal proteasome endopeptidase complex subunit alpha, with product MQPLQNAGYDRAITVFSPDGRLFQVEYAREAVKRGTTSIGVKCPEGIVLAVDKRTTSNLVESKSIEKIFEIDQHIGAATSGLVADARALVERARVEAQINKITYSEPIRVESLAKKLCDMLQMYTQNGGVRPFGSALIIGGVYNGSCRLFETDPSGALIEYKATAIGAGRNTVMDVFEEEYKDDMTLDESIELALKAINDATEHDTSSNNVEIAVISAEDNSYSKLSDEEVQKYIDDLMAKLEAEAKKAEEEAKKAEEEAKKAEEEAKEEENEDADAEDDAE